Proteins encoded within one genomic window of Micromonospora halotolerans:
- a CDS encoding sensor histidine kinase: MPLPHPARVRRHHRPADRTGHLRSVRVQLLAPILVATVGLVVLGAAQTGAALDASADADRARVLAGTATATVRLVHELERELGETAALRQRGGAAGRPLVDAQRRRVDAAVTRYRAASGDARRAAPDLTPVLDDADGRLRQLAPTRDLALSGDRADPAYASLVESLLAVADALPAQLRDAELANEAREVAAVAAQEHLSALERDLLRGVFVRGALVRGELAGLGRLRGAREQRQAEFLRIAAGPANSAWYRLVGGTDVETARRMRDGVLDSDGGPESLKTDGDAWYVAQSGTIRRYNLLGRELSDGLDRDAAALARTARQRALLTAGATSTVALGSLLTAVLLAVRTSRRLRRLRVAALTMANRELPDRITAIAAGEGGPGAGTATRLTDGIRRGRDEVAQVAEAFDTVNKAALRLAGEQAELRLDVTRMAEALARRIRTLITRQLRLLDEFEREETDPDALARLFALDHLAARLRRNGENLLVLAGGEPGRGHEGALLLDDVVRAAASEIEDYPRVEIDVPTAAVHGAAAGNLVHLLAELLENATVYSPPDARVLVDGRRTVDGLTLRVHDQGIGISETRLATINERLAAPATLSSAAAGSMGLHVVAHLAARHGIRVQLHHTASGTVAQVDVPESVLTRVESVTRRPAAERGHPTGRPAPWFRPRAAGPTPLRPATGARHLVVTAPAPAVAGPVAGGPPLPAGPVRGVAAVRPPGAALLAPSAARIRPASSPAPAGTTGAGLPRRTRGGQLPAALPTTAPPPRPADDLLDPEVVRARLSALAEGVASAMRRAPNTTPTGRNP, translated from the coding sequence GTGCCGCTGCCCCACCCCGCCCGCGTACGCCGGCATCACCGGCCCGCGGACCGCACCGGGCACCTCCGCTCGGTCCGGGTCCAACTGCTCGCGCCGATCCTGGTGGCCACGGTCGGCCTGGTGGTGCTGGGCGCCGCCCAGACCGGCGCCGCGCTGGACGCCTCCGCCGACGCCGACCGGGCCCGCGTGCTCGCCGGCACCGCCACCGCCACCGTGCGGCTGGTGCACGAGCTGGAACGCGAACTGGGCGAGACGGCGGCGCTGCGCCAGCGCGGCGGCGCCGCCGGCCGGCCGCTGGTCGACGCGCAGCGGCGCCGGGTGGACGCGGCGGTCACCCGCTACCGCGCTGCGAGCGGCGACGCCCGCCGGGCCGCACCCGACCTCACCCCGGTGCTCGACGACGCGGACGGGCGGCTCCGCCAGCTCGCGCCGACGCGGGACCTGGCGCTGAGCGGGGACCGGGCCGACCCGGCGTACGCCTCGCTTGTCGAGTCCCTGCTCGCCGTCGCCGACGCGCTGCCCGCCCAGCTCCGCGACGCCGAACTGGCCAACGAGGCGCGCGAGGTGGCCGCGGTGGCCGCCCAGGAGCACCTCTCGGCGCTGGAACGCGACCTGCTGCGCGGGGTGTTCGTGCGGGGCGCGCTGGTCCGGGGCGAGCTGGCCGGGCTCGGCCGGCTCCGGGGCGCCCGGGAGCAGCGCCAGGCCGAGTTCCTCCGGATCGCCGCCGGCCCCGCCAACTCCGCCTGGTACCGGCTGGTCGGCGGTACTGACGTGGAGACGGCCCGGCGGATGCGCGACGGCGTGCTGGACAGCGACGGCGGGCCGGAGTCGCTGAAGACCGACGGCGACGCCTGGTACGTGGCGCAGAGCGGCACCATCCGCCGCTACAACCTCCTCGGCCGGGAACTGTCCGACGGGCTGGACCGGGACGCCGCGGCGCTGGCCCGGACCGCCCGGCAGCGGGCCCTGCTCACCGCCGGGGCGACCAGCACCGTGGCGCTCGGCTCGCTGCTCACCGCCGTGCTGCTGGCGGTCCGGACCAGCCGGCGGCTGCGCCGGCTGCGGGTCGCGGCGCTCACCATGGCCAACCGGGAGCTCCCGGACCGGATCACCGCGATCGCGGCGGGCGAGGGCGGCCCGGGCGCGGGCACGGCAACGCGGCTGACCGACGGGATCCGCCGGGGCCGCGACGAGGTGGCCCAGGTGGCCGAGGCGTTCGACACGGTCAACAAGGCCGCCCTGCGGCTCGCCGGTGAGCAGGCCGAGCTGCGGCTGGACGTGACCCGGATGGCCGAGGCGCTGGCCCGCCGGATCCGCACGCTGATCACCCGCCAGCTGCGCCTGCTCGACGAGTTCGAACGCGAGGAGACCGACCCGGACGCGCTGGCCCGGCTCTTCGCCCTGGACCACCTGGCCGCCCGGCTGCGCCGCAACGGGGAGAACCTGCTGGTCCTCGCCGGTGGCGAACCCGGCCGGGGGCACGAGGGCGCGCTGCTCCTGGACGACGTGGTCCGGGCGGCCGCCTCCGAGATCGAGGACTACCCGCGGGTCGAGATCGACGTGCCGACCGCCGCCGTGCACGGCGCGGCGGCCGGCAACCTGGTGCACCTGCTGGCCGAGCTGCTGGAGAACGCCACCGTCTACTCGCCGCCGGACGCCCGGGTGCTCGTCGACGGGCGGCGCACCGTGGACGGGCTCACCCTGCGGGTGCACGACCAGGGCATCGGCATCAGCGAGACCCGGCTGGCCACCATCAACGAGCGGCTCGCCGCGCCGGCCACCCTGTCCAGCGCCGCGGCCGGCAGCATGGGCCTGCACGTGGTGGCCCATCTGGCCGCCCGGCACGGGATCCGGGTGCAGCTGCACCACACCGCCAGCGGCACGGTCGCCCAGGTGGACGTGCCCGAGTCGGTGCTCACCCGGGTCGAGTCGGTGACCCGGCGGCCGGCCGCCGAGCGCGGCCATCCGACCGGCCGCCCGGCGCCCTGGTTCCGGCCCCGCGCCGCCGGCCCGACCCCGCTGCGGCCGGCCACCGGCGCCCGCCACCTGGTCGTCACCGCTCCCGCGCCGGCCGTCGCCGGGCCGGTCGCCGGCGGACCGCCGCTGCCCGCCGGCCCCGTCCGGGGCGTCGCCGCCGTACGCCCACCGGGCGCCGCCCTGCTGGCGCCGAGCGCCGCCCGGATCCGGCCGGCCAGTTCCCCCGCGCCCGCGGGGACCACCGGCGCCGGCCTGCCGCGCCGGACCCGGGGTGGGCAGCTCCCCGCGGCGCTGCCCACCACCGCCCCGCCGCCCCGGCCCGCGGACGACCTGCTCGACCCCGAGGTGGTACGCGCCCGCCTGTCCGCCCTCGCCGAGGGGGTGGCCAGCGCGATGCGCCGTGCCCCGAACACCACACCCACCGGGAGAAATCCATGA
- a CDS encoding ABC transporter ATP-binding protein, producing the protein MTAVELSGAATASHAPVADLVLDVRDLRMRYGTVDVLHGVDLTARRGEVLALLGPNGAGKTTTIEILEGFRLRSAGSVRVLGVDPARGDERWRARLGVVLQSWRDHGKWRVRDLLAHLGDFYAPYATDRIVRPWPVDDLLETVGLTTHAGKRVARLSGGQRRRLDVAVGIVGRPELLFLDEPTVGFDPAARREFHELVHRLADLEETTILLTTHDLDEAEKLADRILILAGGRIIADGSPDELSRRVAGDAEIRWTRDGERFVHATADATAFVRDLLREHGDRVQELEVRRASLEDAYITLVQEEESGLRAGRTARIWQQGSER; encoded by the coding sequence ATGACTGCGGTCGAACTGTCGGGGGCCGCCACGGCCTCCCACGCGCCCGTCGCGGACCTGGTCCTCGACGTCCGCGACCTGCGCATGCGGTACGGCACCGTCGACGTGCTGCACGGGGTCGACCTCACCGCCCGGCGGGGTGAGGTGCTCGCCCTGCTCGGGCCCAACGGGGCCGGCAAGACCACCACCATCGAGATCCTGGAGGGCTTCCGGCTGCGGTCGGCCGGGTCGGTCCGGGTGCTCGGCGTCGACCCCGCCCGGGGTGACGAGCGCTGGCGCGCCCGGCTGGGCGTGGTGCTCCAGTCCTGGCGCGACCACGGCAAGTGGCGGGTGCGGGACCTGCTGGCCCACCTCGGCGACTTCTACGCGCCGTACGCCACCGACCGGATCGTCCGGCCGTGGCCGGTCGACGACCTGCTGGAGACCGTCGGCCTCACGACCCACGCGGGCAAGCGGGTGGCCCGGCTCTCCGGCGGCCAGCGTCGCCGGCTCGACGTGGCGGTCGGCATCGTGGGCCGCCCGGAGCTGCTGTTCCTGGACGAGCCGACGGTCGGCTTCGACCCGGCCGCCCGGCGGGAGTTCCACGAGCTGGTGCACCGCCTCGCCGACCTGGAGGAGACCACCATCCTGCTCACCACGCACGACCTGGACGAGGCGGAGAAGCTGGCCGACCGGATCCTCATCCTGGCCGGCGGCCGGATCATCGCCGACGGGTCGCCCGACGAGCTGTCCCGCCGGGTCGCCGGTGACGCGGAGATCCGCTGGACGCGGGACGGCGAGCGCTTCGTGCACGCCACCGCCGACGCCACCGCCTTCGTGCGCGACCTGCTCCGCGAGCACGGCGACCGGGTGCAGGAGCTGGAGGTCCGCCGGGCCAGCCTGGAGGACGCCTACATCACGTTGGTCCAGGAGGAGGAGTCCGGGTTGCGGGCCGGCCGGACCGCCCGGATCTGGCAGCAGGGGAGCGAGCGATGA
- a CDS encoding ABC transporter permease, with amino-acid sequence MNPTATAVRAGVRRGTIELRNTLTNGQDLWNYFFPTAVLLVAMFFMRGSTVPGTDFSLGARTLPSTIGMGLIFGGLLGLSQQLIVDREDGTLLRAKATPNGMLGYLIGKIVLISAVSLIGVVVQLTPGLFFLDGIRLGDPGAWLTLAWVVPIGLVATLPLGAVIGSLIENPRNMGLVVLPIFGLIALSGIFYPINGLPGWLQGVAQVFPVYWLGLGMRSALLPADLAAVELGGSWRHLETLGVLGAWAVLGLVLAPVVLRRMARRESGSRVAARRERAMQRVG; translated from the coding sequence ATGAACCCGACCGCGACGGCCGTCCGGGCCGGTGTGCGGCGCGGCACGATCGAGCTGCGCAACACCCTCACCAACGGGCAGGACCTCTGGAACTACTTCTTCCCGACCGCGGTCCTGCTGGTCGCCATGTTCTTCATGCGCGGCTCCACGGTGCCCGGCACCGACTTCTCCCTCGGCGCCCGGACGCTGCCCAGCACGATCGGCATGGGCCTGATCTTCGGCGGGCTGCTCGGCCTCTCCCAGCAGCTCATCGTCGACCGGGAGGACGGCACGCTGCTGCGCGCCAAGGCGACGCCGAACGGCATGCTCGGCTACCTGATCGGCAAGATCGTGCTGATCTCGGCAGTGTCGCTGATCGGCGTGGTGGTCCAGCTCACGCCCGGGCTGTTCTTCCTGGACGGGATCCGGCTCGGCGATCCCGGCGCGTGGCTCACCCTGGCCTGGGTGGTGCCGATCGGGCTGGTGGCGACGCTCCCGCTGGGCGCCGTGATCGGCTCGCTGATCGAGAATCCCCGGAACATGGGCCTGGTGGTGCTGCCGATCTTCGGCCTCATCGCGCTGTCCGGCATCTTCTATCCGATCAACGGCCTGCCCGGCTGGCTCCAGGGCGTCGCCCAGGTCTTCCCGGTCTACTGGCTAGGGTTGGGCATGCGTTCGGCGCTGCTCCCCGCCGACCTGGCCGCGGTCGAGCTCGGCGGCTCCTGGCGCCACCTGGAGACCCTCGGCGTGCTCGGTGCCTGGGCGGTGCTCGGGTTGGTGCTGGCCCCCGTGGTGCTGCGGCGGATGGCCCGGCGGGAGTCCGGCTCGCGGGTGGCGGCCCGGCGGGAACGGGCCATGCAGCGGGTCGGATGA
- the dnaG gene encoding DNA primase has product MYAEEVAEMAGRIRDEDIALVRERTSIAEVISDTVTLKSAGGGNLKGLCPFHDEKSPSFNVSPARNVWYCFGCGAGGDAIKFLMDAEHLSFVESVERLADRAGIQLRYVEDDRSAPRARPQQGQRQRLVAAHAAAAEFYRGQLTTAGARAAREFLAQRGFDRAAAERYGCGFAPDAWDLLTKHLRQQGFTHDELVTAGLSRPSRSGSLIDRFRRRLLWPIRDLTGDVIGFGARKLFDDDDGPKYLNTPETPIYKKSHVLYGIDQAKREIAKQGKVVVVEGYTDVMACHLAGVPTAVATCGTAFGADHIGVLRRLLMDTDAVAGEIIFTFDGDAAGQKAALRAFEDDQRFVGRTFIAVSPDNMDPCELRLAKGDLAVRDLVARREPLVDFALRHMINRYDLDTVDGRVEAMRRAAPLVAKIKDREKRPEYVRKLAGDLGMEIEPVQRAVLAAANGQPAGTVAAPTRPAPAAPSVDSPQSMVEREALKLALQEPVLAGPMFDAVEAAAYRHPVHAALRAAIAAAGGAATATGGAVWIEQVRDACDDLAGQALVGELAVEPLRIDGEPDPRYVSITMARLQFGSVTGRIKDLKSKIQRINPVSNKDEYFALFGELLSLEQHARALREQAAGGL; this is encoded by the coding sequence ATGTACGCCGAGGAGGTGGCGGAGATGGCGGGGCGGATCCGGGACGAGGACATCGCGCTGGTCCGCGAGCGCACCTCCATCGCCGAGGTCATCTCCGACACGGTGACGCTCAAGTCGGCCGGCGGCGGCAACCTCAAGGGCCTCTGCCCGTTCCACGACGAGAAGAGCCCGTCGTTCAACGTCTCGCCGGCCCGCAACGTCTGGTACTGCTTCGGCTGCGGCGCCGGCGGCGACGCGATCAAGTTCCTGATGGACGCCGAGCACCTGAGCTTCGTCGAGTCCGTCGAGCGGCTCGCCGACCGCGCCGGCATCCAGCTGCGCTACGTCGAGGACGACCGCTCGGCCCCGCGCGCCCGCCCTCAGCAGGGGCAGCGTCAGCGCCTGGTGGCCGCGCACGCGGCCGCCGCCGAGTTCTACCGCGGCCAGCTCACCACGGCCGGCGCCCGGGCGGCGCGGGAGTTCCTCGCCCAGCGGGGCTTCGACCGGGCCGCCGCCGAGCGCTACGGCTGCGGCTTCGCCCCCGACGCGTGGGACCTGCTCACCAAGCACCTGCGCCAGCAGGGCTTCACCCACGACGAGCTGGTCACGGCGGGGCTGTCCCGCCCGTCCCGCTCGGGCAGCCTGATCGACCGGTTCCGGCGCCGGCTGCTCTGGCCGATCCGCGACCTCACCGGCGACGTCATCGGCTTCGGCGCCCGCAAGCTCTTCGACGACGACGACGGCCCGAAATACCTGAACACCCCCGAGACGCCGATCTACAAGAAGTCCCACGTCCTCTACGGCATCGACCAGGCCAAGCGGGAGATCGCCAAGCAGGGCAAGGTGGTGGTGGTCGAGGGCTACACCGACGTGATGGCCTGCCACCTGGCCGGCGTGCCCACGGCCGTGGCGACCTGCGGCACAGCGTTCGGCGCCGACCACATCGGGGTGCTGCGCCGGCTCCTCATGGACACCGACGCGGTCGCCGGCGAGATCATCTTCACCTTCGACGGTGACGCCGCCGGCCAGAAGGCCGCCCTGCGCGCCTTCGAGGACGACCAGCGCTTCGTCGGGCGCACCTTCATCGCGGTCAGCCCCGACAACATGGACCCGTGCGAGCTGCGCCTGGCCAAGGGCGACCTCGCGGTCCGCGACCTGGTCGCCCGCCGCGAGCCGCTTGTCGACTTCGCGCTCCGCCACATGATCAACCGCTACGACCTGGACACCGTCGACGGCCGGGTGGAGGCCATGCGCCGGGCCGCCCCGCTGGTCGCCAAGATCAAGGACCGGGAGAAGCGCCCCGAGTACGTCCGCAAGCTCGCCGGGGATCTCGGCATGGAGATCGAGCCGGTGCAGCGCGCGGTGCTGGCCGCCGCCAACGGGCAGCCCGCCGGCACGGTGGCGGCACCCACCCGCCCCGCCCCGGCCGCGCCCAGCGTGGACAGTCCGCAGTCGATGGTCGAGCGGGAGGCGCTGAAGCTGGCCCTCCAGGAGCCGGTGCTGGCCGGGCCGATGTTCGACGCGGTCGAGGCGGCCGCATACCGGCACCCGGTGCACGCCGCACTCCGCGCCGCCATCGCCGCGGCCGGCGGGGCGGCGACGGCCACCGGCGGCGCGGTCTGGATCGAGCAGGTCCGCGACGCCTGCGACGACCTGGCCGGCCAGGCGCTCGTCGGGGAGTTGGCCGTGGAGCCGCTGCGCATCGACGGCGAGCCCGACCCCCGGTACGTCTCGATCACCATGGCCCGCCTCCAGTTCGGCTCGGTGACCGGGCGGATCAAGGACCTGAAGTCGAAGATCCAGCGGATCAACCCGGTGAGCAACAAGGACGAGTACTTCGCCCTCTTCGGGGAGCTGCTCTCGCTGGAACAGCACGCGCGGGCGCTGCGCGAGCAGGCCGCCGGAGGGCTGTGA
- a CDS encoding TAXI family TRAP transporter solute-binding subunit encodes MTGRPLRLVAALLLAALVAGCGGADAEPRAWHDGRIFLATGNTTGVYYQLGGGYADLISRHLPGYEARAEPTGASVENITRLAGGDMEIAFSLADTAADAVSGRGGFEGQPQPVRALARIYSNYTHVIVRADGKIDSFADLRGKRISTGSPKSGTDIIAGRLLTAGGIDPARDIQRLNLSLPETVQRMRAGSLDAMFFSGGLPTPGIKDLLSGAPGAFRLLPLTELIEPLSARYGSVYTTAILPKDIYGTPAATPTITVANVILVAADMPDQLAYDLTRVLFTWQGELIRVHPEAANFTRDSAAATDPIPLHPGAERFYRSG; translated from the coding sequence GTGACCGGCCGCCCGCTGCGGCTGGTCGCCGCCCTCCTGCTGGCCGCCCTGGTGGCGGGCTGCGGCGGGGCGGACGCCGAGCCGAGGGCCTGGCACGACGGCCGGATCTTCCTGGCCACCGGCAACACCACCGGCGTCTACTACCAGCTCGGCGGCGGCTACGCCGACCTGATCAGCCGGCACCTGCCCGGGTACGAGGCGCGGGCCGAGCCGACCGGCGCCTCGGTGGAGAACATCACGCGGCTGGCCGGCGGCGACATGGAGATCGCGTTCAGCCTGGCCGACACGGCCGCCGACGCGGTCAGCGGCCGGGGCGGCTTCGAGGGCCAGCCGCAGCCGGTACGCGCGCTGGCTCGGATCTACAGCAACTACACCCACGTGATCGTCCGCGCCGACGGGAAGATCGACAGCTTCGCCGACCTGCGCGGCAAGCGGATCTCCACCGGCTCGCCGAAGTCCGGCACCGACATCATCGCCGGCCGGCTGCTCACCGCCGGCGGGATCGACCCGGCCCGCGACATCCAGCGGCTCAACCTGTCGCTGCCCGAGACGGTGCAGCGGATGCGGGCCGGCAGCCTGGATGCGATGTTCTTCTCCGGCGGCCTGCCCACCCCGGGCATCAAGGACCTGCTCTCCGGCGCGCCGGGGGCGTTTCGGCTGCTCCCGCTCACCGAGCTGATCGAACCGCTGTCCGCCCGCTACGGCTCGGTCTACACGACGGCCATCCTGCCCAAGGACATCTACGGCACCCCGGCGGCCACCCCGACCATCACGGTGGCGAACGTGATCCTGGTGGCGGCCGACATGCCCGACCAGCTCGCGTACGACCTGACCCGGGTGCTCTTCACCTGGCAGGGCGAGCTGATCAGGGTGCACCCGGAGGCGGCGAACTTCACCCGGGACAGCGCGGCCGCCACCGATCCGATCCCGCTGCACCCGGGAGCGGAGCGCTTCTACCGCAGCGGGTGA
- a CDS encoding siderophore-interacting protein, with product MTEQRPKTLTAATVVRTERPTPHLIRLVLGGAELAGLPVGAYTDHYVKFVFPPAGVRYPHPTDLATIKREFPAEQWPRLRAYTVRAWDAAAGELTVDVVHHGDEGLAGPWAAGLRPGDRVLFAGPGGAYAPDPAADWHLLAGDESALPAIAAALERLPAGAPAKVYVEVGGPADELPLASAGAVELRWLHRAGRPVGEPLVEALRALDFPPGRVHAFVHGEAAAVKELRRLLRVERGVPRGDLSISGYWRRGMDDEGWRSTKAAWNAQVEAEESAVLPV from the coding sequence ATGACGGAGCAGCGCCCGAAGACCCTCACCGCCGCCACGGTCGTCCGGACCGAGCGGCCCACCCCGCACCTGATCCGGCTCGTGCTCGGCGGTGCGGAGCTGGCCGGCCTGCCGGTGGGCGCCTACACCGACCACTACGTGAAGTTCGTCTTCCCGCCCGCCGGGGTGCGCTACCCGCACCCGACCGACCTGGCCACCATCAAGCGTGAGTTCCCGGCCGAGCAGTGGCCGCGGCTGCGGGCGTACACGGTGCGGGCCTGGGACGCGGCGGCCGGCGAGCTGACCGTGGACGTGGTGCACCACGGCGACGAGGGGCTGGCCGGGCCGTGGGCGGCCGGGCTGCGCCCCGGCGACCGGGTGCTGTTCGCCGGCCCCGGCGGCGCGTACGCGCCGGACCCGGCGGCCGACTGGCACCTGCTGGCCGGGGACGAGAGCGCGCTGCCGGCGATCGCCGCCGCCCTGGAGCGGCTGCCCGCCGGCGCGCCCGCCAAGGTCTACGTCGAGGTGGGTGGCCCGGCCGACGAGCTGCCCCTGGCCAGCGCGGGCGCGGTCGAGCTGCGCTGGCTGCACCGCGCCGGCCGTCCGGTGGGCGAGCCGCTGGTCGAGGCGCTCCGCGCGCTGGACTTCCCGCCCGGCCGGGTGCACGCCTTCGTGCACGGCGAGGCGGCCGCGGTGAAGGAGCTGCGCCGGTTGCTGCGGGTCGAGCGCGGGGTGCCGCGCGGCGACCTGTCGATCTCCGGCTACTGGCGGCGCGGCATGGACGACGAGGGCTGGCGCTCCACGAAGGCGGCCTGGAACGCCCAGGTCGAGGCCGAGGAGTCTGCCGTCCTCCCGGTCTGA
- a CDS encoding acyltransferase family protein, giving the protein MSGTSRARIPYQPALDGVRALAVAAVLAFHGGVAALSGGFLGVDAFFVLSGFLITSLLLAEHRDTGRVDLVAFWGRRVRRLLPALLLVLLVVLLVSRKLMPGTELGALRWDELAALGYVANWRMANRDGDYFAATGSASPLQHTWSLGIEEQFYLLWPLLLIVLLGWAAKRGATVPGRRPAAVLPIVLLGAAGSAVAAAALFTPGAPDRVYYGTDTRAVALLVGAALAVPLARRSEAVTGRPARHPVLGALALAGAALTGWCWATADGGDAWLYRGGLTAAALAVAAVIAHAVVSPASPTARLLALAPLVWLGRISYGVYLWHWPLFQWLTAERTGLTGLALLAARCAVTLAAAGGSYLLVERPIRRARRLPRPAPALAGTAVAGVAAVAVLGTVPPAPPPKPAIALDAAPPTAGAAGSPTAVPPARRPGRRPGPPRIAFLGDSVSWSLGTYLPEQQKFTVSVRAVQGCGIARLPELRYIGEPHPNYPGCEHWDDRWQRGVRADDPDVAVILLDRWELMDRRLDGRWQHVGEPAFDRYLAGELDRAVGIASSRGAHVTLLTAPYTRRAERPDGGLWPEDDPARVDAWNRLVRAAADRHHATVLDLNRRACPDGRFTWEAGGVRVRSDGLHFTPEGVQRWIAPWLLPELYRLAVRGA; this is encoded by the coding sequence ATGTCGGGTACGAGCAGGGCCAGGATTCCGTACCAACCGGCCCTGGACGGGGTCCGGGCGCTCGCGGTCGCGGCCGTCCTCGCGTTCCACGGCGGGGTCGCCGCCCTCTCGGGCGGCTTCCTCGGGGTGGACGCCTTCTTCGTGCTGTCCGGGTTCTTGATCACGTCGCTGCTGCTGGCCGAGCACCGCGACACCGGCCGCGTCGACCTGGTCGCGTTCTGGGGGCGGCGGGTGCGCCGGCTGCTGCCCGCGTTGCTGCTGGTGCTCCTCGTCGTGCTGCTGGTCTCCCGGAAGCTGATGCCGGGCACCGAACTCGGCGCGCTGCGCTGGGACGAGCTGGCCGCGCTCGGGTACGTCGCCAACTGGCGGATGGCGAACCGGGACGGTGACTACTTCGCCGCCACCGGCAGCGCGTCCCCGCTGCAACACACCTGGTCGCTCGGCATCGAGGAGCAGTTCTACCTGCTCTGGCCGCTGCTGCTGATCGTGCTGCTGGGCTGGGCGGCCAAGCGGGGCGCGACCGTGCCCGGCCGTCGGCCCGCCGCCGTGCTGCCGATCGTGCTGCTGGGCGCGGCCGGCTCGGCGGTCGCCGCCGCGGCGCTGTTCACCCCCGGCGCCCCGGACCGCGTCTACTACGGCACCGACACCCGGGCGGTCGCCCTCCTGGTCGGCGCCGCGCTCGCCGTGCCGCTGGCCCGCCGGAGCGAGGCGGTGACCGGCCGGCCGGCACGCCACCCGGTCCTCGGGGCGCTGGCGCTGGCCGGGGCCGCCCTGACCGGCTGGTGCTGGGCCACCGCCGACGGCGGCGATGCCTGGCTCTACCGGGGCGGCCTCACCGCGGCCGCCCTCGCGGTGGCGGCGGTCATCGCCCACGCGGTGGTGAGCCCCGCCTCCCCCACCGCGCGGCTGCTCGCCCTGGCGCCGCTGGTCTGGCTCGGGCGGATCTCCTACGGCGTCTACCTCTGGCACTGGCCCCTGTTCCAGTGGCTCACCGCCGAGCGGACCGGGCTGACCGGGCTCGCCCTGCTCGCCGCCCGGTGCGCGGTGACGCTGGCCGCCGCCGGCGGGTCGTACCTGCTGGTGGAGCGCCCGATCCGGCGGGCCCGGCGGCTGCCCCGGCCGGCGCCCGCGCTGGCCGGTACGGCGGTGGCCGGCGTGGCCGCCGTCGCGGTGCTCGGCACCGTGCCACCCGCACCGCCGCCGAAGCCGGCCATCGCCCTCGACGCCGCGCCCCCGACGGCCGGCGCCGCCGGCTCCCCCACCGCGGTGCCCCCGGCACGCCGCCCGGGGCGGCGGCCCGGACCGCCCCGGATCGCCTTCCTCGGCGACTCCGTGTCGTGGTCGCTCGGCACCTACCTGCCCGAGCAGCAGAAGTTCACCGTCAGCGTGCGGGCCGTGCAGGGCTGCGGCATCGCCCGGCTCCCCGAGCTGCGCTACATCGGCGAACCGCACCCGAACTACCCCGGCTGCGAGCACTGGGACGACCGCTGGCAGCGGGGCGTCCGCGCCGACGACCCGGACGTGGCGGTCATCCTGCTCGACCGCTGGGAGCTGATGGACCGCCGGCTCGACGGGCGCTGGCAGCACGTCGGCGAGCCGGCGTTCGACCGGTACCTCGCCGGCGAACTGGACCGGGCCGTCGGCATCGCGTCCAGCCGGGGCGCGCACGTGACCCTGTTGACCGCGCCGTACACGCGGCGGGCGGAACGGCCGGACGGCGGCCTCTGGCCGGAGGACGACCCGGCCCGGGTGGACGCCTGGAACCGGCTCGTGCGCGCGGCGGCGGACCGGCACCACGCCACCGTGCTCGACCTCAACCGGCGGGCCTGCCCGGACGGCCGGTTCACCTGGGAGGCCGGCGGGGTCCGGGTGCGCAGCGACGGGCTGCACTTCACCCCGGAGGGCGTGCAGCGGTGGATCGCCCCGTGGCTGCTCCCCGAGCTCTACCGGCTGGCCGTGCGGGGGGCGTGA
- a CDS encoding roadblock/LC7 domain-containing protein — translation MTPPVTAGLDWLLANFAEQVPDVSHALAVSEDGLRLAASPDLAPDQVDQLAAVISGLASLTVGAARLMSAGRVRQQIVDMDGGVMLVMAVGERALLGVLAAPGCDLGQIGYETATLVQRVAEALEPAARR, via the coding sequence ATGACCCCACCCGTGACCGCCGGGCTCGACTGGCTGCTGGCGAACTTCGCCGAGCAGGTGCCGGACGTGTCCCACGCCCTCGCGGTGTCCGAGGACGGCCTGCGGCTGGCCGCGTCCCCCGACCTCGCACCCGACCAGGTGGACCAGCTCGCCGCGGTGATCAGCGGGTTGGCCAGCCTGACCGTGGGCGCGGCCCGGCTGATGTCCGCCGGCCGGGTACGCCAGCAGATCGTCGACATGGACGGCGGGGTGATGCTCGTGATGGCGGTCGGCGAGCGCGCGCTGCTCGGGGTGCTCGCCGCGCCCGGCTGCGACCTGGGCCAGATCGGCTACGAGACGGCGACGCTGGTCCAGCGGGTGGCGGAGGCGCTGGAACCGGCGGCCCGCCGGTGA
- a CDS encoding helix-turn-helix transcriptional regulator: protein MSEVVHNRIAVLRAERGISRRQLADALGVHYQTVGYLERGEFRPSLHLALRIAAYFEVPVEVVFSIEPFPRIGDAAAGAGRSA from the coding sequence ATGAGCGAGGTCGTGCACAACCGGATCGCCGTGCTGCGTGCCGAGCGGGGGATCTCCCGGCGGCAGCTCGCCGACGCGCTGGGCGTGCACTACCAGACGGTCGGCTACCTGGAGCGGGGCGAGTTCCGGCCCAGCCTCCACCTGGCGCTGCGGATCGCCGCCTACTTCGAGGTGCCGGTCGAGGTGGTCTTCTCCATCGAACCGTTCCCGCGGATCGGCGACGCCGCCGCCGGGGCCGGCCGATCGGCCTGA